A region of the Mycoavidus sp. HKI genome:
TCTGCTTGCATCAGATTTTCGCGTATTGCACTCAGTGCATGGGCGAGCGCAGGGTTGTCAGCTGTGCCGTCTGCCGCTAATAAAGGTGCAGCTGCCGCCATTTGTGAGGCAAGTGTATGGCTTTGGATTAATAAGTCGTTTATTTCAGCTACGAATTTTTGTTGTGCCTTAGGTTCTAACATCATGCGAGCAAATGCATTGCCTAGATTGGCAAAGGCGATCTGTGTATTTTTACGCGCCAACCGACAGCGGAAGTCGTTGCTGATGGCGGGTGAAGCCGGTAGAGCGTTAGTCGTGGCTGTTTTGCCGGCGCCCATGCAGATGGCGTCGAAATATTGCCGCATTGAAGCAATCATTTCTTTGACCAGCGGTTTCATTACGCGATATTCCCAGTATGGAAATAGGTGGCTAATGCCAAGCGCAATGGCGCCGCCAATAGCGGTATCGAGTGCGCGCTCACCAATCAGTCTCATGCCTTCTGGTGCGAGTAGATGATATAAAAGTAAGACATAAGAAGACGTAAAAACCACGCTTGCAGTATAGTTAAAAAGCACCAGGCTATAGCTCATGACCATGCACGTGAACATCACGAGTAGTAGAGTGACAGGGGATTTCACTAGCAAAATCAAAGCAACGCTCGCAGCACAGCCAATGACTGTGCCAATCAACCGTTGCGTATTGCGTTGTTTAGTGAGAGAAAACCCCGGTTTCATAATGATCACGATGGTTAAGCAGATCCAATACGCATTAGTCAGAGGCAGTAGTGTGCCGATCCACAGTCCGAGTGCCACGGCGATGCTCACGCGTAGCGCATGCCTAAAGCTGGGTGAGGCGATTTTCAAATTTGAAAAAATCTGCCGTAGTGGCACATGCTGGCGCTGTAAGAAATGCTGCAAGGCTTTATCAAGTTGTAATTCAGTGGTGGGCTGAGGATTATCGCTGCGCGTATTGCGATGCATTTTATTGAGCAGCCTTGAGACACTCCAGACGCGCCGGAAAGCGGCGACGAGCATTGCATAAGCTTCAGGTTCTTGTGCCGGGAAGGCTTTTTTGCGCTTAACGTCAATTTCAAATTCAAGGGCGCGCAGTTCAGTTTTGAGGGTGACAAGTTGTTGCGAAGCGCTGTTTTGCGATACGGCAAGCCCAATATTTTCAAGATCGCGGGCGCATTTTCGTAGAAAATCGTGGAAAAAAATAAGCACATCTGAATCTGCAAATACAGTGCGCATTAAAGTGTAATCTACGTGTGCGGCAACCACGGTTTCATGCAGATCTACAATATTGATAAACAGATTAAAAAGCATGGTGCGCCGTACATCGAGGTGTCCTGCGCGCAGCACAGGCAGATTGCGCAGTACAATGCCTCGCGCGACGTCGTGTTTGTCGATGGCGGCAATTTGTTTAAGCACGAGTTGCTGGTGGCACTCGTCAAGATCGTTATTCAGTTTGTAAAAATTGGCGCGGGCGCGCAGATATTCGGCTGTCGCAAACATGCTTTCGGCAATCGATTGCTGTTCAATACGCTCGGCTTGCCAGCGGTTAACTAAAGTACTCCAATAGGTATACCAAAGTCCGCCAAGCAATAACCAAGCGGCATTCATTAGTGCCTCTAAGACAGTGAAATGGTTGCCCAGGGTGGCAATCATCATAAAGAGCGTGGCAAAGCTAATTTGCAGCCATTTATCGCCATACACCACTAACATTGACAGAGCAAAGCTCAGGGGCGCAATGGTCACCCATAGCGGCAGCGGGGCGCCGGTGGCAAGGCCGGTCGCAAATGCCGCAAAAAAACCAAGCAGCGAGCAGAGCAGCATATCGTTATGTTTATGCTTAAGCGGTCCTGGTTTATCCACTGCGCAGACGCCAAGCGCGCCGGTGGCGATGGTAAAACCTAGCGCTCGGTCGTGAAATAGCGCAAGCATTAACACCGCCGGCAACGAAATGCCAAACGCGATGCGTAGCCCTCCATAAAAATATTGGCTATATAAGAACTTTTTAATTTGTGTTGAGTAGCGCATGGAGATAAAAAAGCCGGTACGCCTCCACCAGGCGGAGGGTAAGAGTCTAGCGTATTTTTGTGAAAGTGGTATTCTGTTATTCGGGTTGTTTTTCGGAGAACGCTATGCCTTATAGAGAGATCAATGATTTACCCGAAAGTGTACAAGCGCATCTCCCTCAGCATGCACAGGAAATTTACAAAGAAGCTTTCAATCATGCGTGGGACGAATACCGTGATGAGAAAGACCGTAGAGATAACGCTTCACAAGAGGAAACTGCTCACAAAGTAGCGTGGGCAGCTGTCAAGCGCTTCTATCAAAAAGACGCTAACAGCGGTCAATGGGTGCCAAAGCAAAAATCGAATGCTTAAGCTGTTTTATTCAAATCGCTATGAAGCGCTGACGGATGCTTTGCTGGATAACCTGGCCGATGATAAGTCCGATCCTTGGTGTGCCACTTCTATTATTGTGCCTAGCGTTGCCCTGCGCCGCCGCCTCGAATTAGATATTGCTACGCGCTTTGGCATCTGCATGAATGTCGACTTTGCTTATTTAGCACAATGGCTATGGGCACAAATCGGCCGCATCTATGAGATTCCTAAGCATTCTCCCTTTGCGCCAGAGCGGTTGGTATGGCATTGCTACCATTGGTTGGATGCGCGCACATGGCCGCATGAGGATAAGGAGAGACTTGGTGCTTATTTGCAGGCGGCCGACGATACCATGCGCTATGAGTTTGCCGAGCGTGTTGCAGTGCTCTTTGATCAATATCTAACCTACCGCCCAGACTGGCTTACCGCCTGGTACGAAGGTCGCTCGCTGATGGCTCGGCGCTCGATGGCGCCAGGCCAGACGCCAAATGATATTGGCATAGGTGCTACCTGGCAAAGCGATGAGCGCTGGCAAGCACAATTATGGCGTTTAATCTTTGCTGAGCTTGCAATGTCAGGCGAGAGCGCACCCGGCGCCTATCGCTTTCTCAATGAAGCCTCTACGCTGAGTTCAGAGAGCGTGGCGCGTGCCGGCTGGCCTAAATCTGTGAGTATCTTCGCTTTACCCGCAATGCCGCCATTGCATATTGCTCTATTGCGTGAGCTGGCGCGCTGGATCGAGGTGCGCCTATATGTGATGAATCCTTGCCGTGAATATTGGTATGACATCGTCGATGCGGCTCGGGTGACTGAACTGGCA
Encoded here:
- a CDS encoding ChaB family protein, giving the protein MPYREINDLPESVQAHLPQHAQEIYKEAFNHAWDEYRDEKDRRDNASQEETAHKVAWAAVKRFYQKDANSGQWVPKQKSNA
- a CDS encoding FUSC family membrane protein, with the translated sequence MRYSTQIKKFLYSQYFYGGLRIAFGISLPAVLMLALFHDRALGFTIATGALGVCAVDKPGPLKHKHNDMLLCSLLGFFAAFATGLATGAPLPLWVTIAPLSFALSMLVVYGDKWLQISFATLFMMIATLGNHFTVLEALMNAAWLLLGGLWYTYWSTLVNRWQAERIEQQSIAESMFATAEYLRARANFYKLNNDLDECHQQLVLKQIAAIDKHDVARGIVLRNLPVLRAGHLDVRRTMLFNLFINIVDLHETVVAAHVDYTLMRTVFADSDVLIFFHDFLRKCARDLENIGLAVSQNSASQQLVTLKTELRALEFEIDVKRKKAFPAQEPEAYAMLVAAFRRVWSVSRLLNKMHRNTRSDNPQPTTELQLDKALQHFLQRQHVPLRQIFSNLKIASPSFRHALRVSIAVALGLWIGTLLPLTNAYWICLTIVIIMKPGFSLTKQRNTQRLIGTVIGCAASVALILLVKSPVTLLLVMFTCMVMSYSLVLFNYTASVVFTSSYVLLLYHLLAPEGMRLIGERALDTAIGGAIALGISHLFPYWEYRVMKPLVKEMIASMRQYFDAICMGAGKTATTNALPASPAISNDFRCRLARKNTQIAFANLGNAFARMMLEPKAQQKFVAEINDLLIQSHTLASQMAAAAPLLAADGTADNPALAHALSAIRENLMQAEAGAQVESDFAQIKKELTHRLDAMVIEAEQANTEPNEIVQELKLLALQCKQMVTVSQLICKDAGAIQLPAPTH